The sequence GGTGCTGGTCCGCTCGCTGCTGGTGACGTTGCTCGTCTTTGCCGGGCTCGGGCTGGTCATCGCCTGGGCGCTCACCGGCGCCAATCCGTGCGGCTGGCTGTTCGACGATACGTGCGTGCTGGGTCTGTCGGCGAGCGGGCTCGGCGCGCTGATGCTGACCGTGCTGGGGATCTGGTTCCTGTTCCCCGCGGTCGCGCTGGGCGTGATCGCGGCCTACATGGACCGCATCGTCGGCATCGTCGAGGCGAAGCATTATCCCGAGGCCGCGGCGGCTGCCCGTCCGCTCGGCTGGGGGCGCGGCGCCTTGCTCGGGTTGCGCTCGAGCCTGCGCATCATCCTCTACAATCTGGTCGCTTTGCCCTTCTATATCCTGCTGCTGGTGACCGGCATCGGCACGTTGGTGCTGTTCGTGCTGGTCAACGGCGTCGCCTTCGGGCGCGACCTCGGCGAGATGGTGGCGGCGCGGCACGACGATCGCACCCATCGCCAATTGTGGCTCGCCAATACGCGCGGCGAGCGGAGCCTGCTCGGCGGGATCGTGACCGGCCTGTTCCTGATCCCGATCGTGAACCTGATCGCGCCGATCCTCGGCGCGACGGCGGCGGCACACCTCTTCCACGGTCGGCCGCGACCGACGATCGTGTCCGCCTCGACGATCGATCCGCTCCAGCCGGATTGACGCCCCACGCAGATCGTATACGATCTACGCACAATATTCCTGGGGGAGAGCCGTGACGATGATCCGCCGAGCCTGCGCGACGCTGATCGGCCTGCTCGCTGCGCTCGGCGCGCAGGCGCGGCCACCGATCGGCGCGGACATGACCGGCGACTGGGTGGTCACCGCCGCACCGTCCAATCCGGGCGTGCGGCTGCTTCACATCGCCCGCGCGGCGAACGGCGTAACCGGCACGATCACATCGGATTGGTATGGCGAGCTGCCGATGCTCGACGTGACGACGGAGCCCGCGGCTTTGTCCTTCTCGATCTATAACGGCAATCCGCGCATCGCCCGGATGCGCTTCCGCTTCGCGCAGGTCGGCAGCCAGTGGCACCTGACCGGGGCCGGTCGGCGGG is a genomic window of Sphingomonas nostoxanthinifaciens containing:
- a CDS encoding EI24 domain-containing protein → MLRALSLGIADLADPRILGVLVRSLLVTLLVFAGLGLVIAWALTGANPCGWLFDDTCVLGLSASGLGALMLTVLGIWFLFPAVALGVIAAYMDRIVGIVEAKHYPEAAAAARPLGWGRGALLGLRSSLRIILYNLVALPFYILLLVTGIGTLVLFVLVNGVAFGRDLGEMVAARHDDRTHRQLWLANTRGERSLLGGIVTGLFLIPIVNLIAPILGATAAAHLFHGRPRPTIVSASTIDPLQPD